A single region of the Populus nigra chromosome 2, ddPopNigr1.1, whole genome shotgun sequence genome encodes:
- the LOC133681796 gene encoding uncharacterized protein LOC133681796, translating into MADKPMKPVLPRPPGYRDPNHPVKSARRPLPTKTLVPPSFQPRKRRSRHWCRLCLFYLILVLIIFILLLIISGGLFYIWFDPKLPVFHLQSFKFPTFSVTKKSDGTYLKAKMVARIEVRNPNEKIIYHFGESKVETTTGDEEVNLGSTSLPRFTQEKGNATSLKTVTNVNNELIEDRIGSKILHQFTSKKLKVKMNVKTRVGIGVAGMKTGLLGAEVLCGGVTLKETESGEMPRCVMKILQWIIIR; encoded by the coding sequence ATGGCAGACAAACCAATGAAGCCAGTTCTCCCAAGACCACCAGGTTACAGAGACCCCAATCACCCGGTAAAATCTGCCCGGAGACCGCTACCTACAAAGACATTAGTGCCTCCTTCATTCCAGCCAAGGAAAAGACGGTCCAGGCATTGGTGTCGTCTATGCTTATTCTACTTAATCCTTgtcctcatcattttcattcTCCTTCTGATAATCTCAGGTGGTCTATTTTACATCTGGTTCGATCCTAAACTCCCCGTTTTCCACCTCCAGTCTTTTAAATTCCCCACTTTTAGCGTCACCAAGAAATCAGATGGCACGTACCTTAAGGCCAAGATGGTTGCAAGAATTGAAGTTAGGAATcctaatgaaaaaattatatatcatttCGGAGAGTCTAAGGTGGAAACTACAACGGGAGACGAAGAAGTTAATTTGGGATCGACGAGCTTGCCTAGGTTCACACAGGAAAAAGGGAATGCGACGAGTTTGAAAACCGTGACTAATGTGAACAATGAGCTGATTGAGGATCGAATTGGATCCAAGATTCTTCATCAGTTCACGAGCAAGAAATTGAAGGTGAAGATGAATGTGAAAACAAGAGTTGGAATTGGTGTTGCGGGGATGAAGACAGGGTTGCTGGGGGCGGAAGTTTTGTGCGGAGGTGTAACGTTGAAGGAGACTGAAAGTGGTGAGATGCCAAGATGCGTCATGAAAATACTTCAATG